One Roseburia rectibacter DNA window includes the following coding sequences:
- a CDS encoding sensor histidine kinase → MSLFARIKTFIGNLRLRERMLFIYIAGGILPILLLDIYTYQNTRTVLIQKAKESEMDGLNMIADSMSESMSVISDISKQMYFDEKIEHIAFHQYENYSEILADYRDYDTISDYLKYYYHEISSITLYLNNDTISNNEYFVHVDQEIAEKPWYQNTLDLDGKPYWSYSYDSLKRKDSLRMSRLLYTKDMEPVGVLAITMQYKRTELPVQERTQDTYLVYDDTVVLHRNENNRDTDEMILLLKQIKDDTYSGKVRFQGEDTCLLSTVRVKPDYSDDYYTLVSVCPYEEIAGSAARSALGSLVPQLVCVAFGLGIILAFSNQFSARVNTFRLQMHKAATGDFNITEDIGGEDEITDLYRDLKVMIDSIQELMNNVIKERVQKEQVNARQKEVEFKMLASQINPHFLYNTLETIRMQARIHNQPDIEELAKMLAKIMRRNIQVSNTLQPLKSELKLVEYYLKIQDYRFHDRIHYSIETEGDISSLKVMPLLIQPFVENAFVHGLEAKESGGEIVIRVEVRSHLWITVSDNGCGMSMEKLDEVRKALNDFDNLDRTHIGICNVNQRIKLQYGENYGVEFESKTGAGTKVSIKLPVLTSEIE, encoded by the coding sequence ATGAGTTTGTTTGCCCGGATAAAAACGTTTATAGGTAACTTAAGACTGCGGGAGAGAATGCTCTTTATATATATTGCCGGAGGAATTCTGCCGATCTTGTTATTGGATATTTATACTTATCAGAATACAAGAACGGTACTGATCCAGAAAGCAAAGGAAAGCGAGATGGATGGACTGAATATGATCGCAGATTCCATGAGCGAAAGTATGTCCGTCATCTCTGATATTTCCAAACAGATGTACTTTGATGAAAAGATCGAGCATATCGCATTTCATCAATATGAAAATTATTCAGAGATTCTTGCAGATTACAGAGACTATGATACCATTTCTGATTATCTGAAATATTATTATCATGAAATTTCAAGTATCACATTGTATCTTAATAATGATACAATTTCCAATAATGAATATTTTGTACATGTAGACCAGGAGATCGCAGAGAAACCATGGTACCAGAATACATTAGATCTGGATGGAAAGCCTTACTGGTCTTATTCGTATGATTCGCTCAAACGCAAAGATTCCCTTCGGATGTCAAGACTTTTATATACAAAGGATATGGAGCCGGTCGGTGTACTTGCGATAACCATGCAGTATAAGCGTACAGAACTGCCGGTGCAGGAGCGGACACAGGATACTTATTTAGTGTATGATGATACTGTGGTTTTACATCGCAATGAAAATAACCGTGATACAGATGAGATGATTCTGTTATTAAAGCAGATCAAAGATGATACTTATTCCGGAAAAGTACGTTTTCAGGGCGAAGATACCTGTCTTTTATCGACAGTGCGGGTAAAACCGGATTACTCTGATGATTATTATACGTTAGTAAGTGTATGTCCGTATGAGGAGATTGCCGGATCAGCAGCACGCAGTGCGTTGGGAAGTCTTGTGCCGCAGCTTGTATGTGTGGCATTTGGACTTGGAATCATTTTAGCATTTTCCAATCAGTTCAGTGCAAGGGTAAATACGTTCCGTCTCCAGATGCACAAGGCGGCAACCGGAGATTTTAATATTACAGAAGATATCGGCGGTGAGGATGAAATCACAGATCTTTATCGTGATCTGAAGGTTATGATCGATTCTATCCAGGAACTGATGAATAATGTGATCAAGGAGCGTGTGCAGAAAGAACAGGTCAATGCAAGGCAGAAAGAAGTGGAATTTAAGATGCTTGCAAGCCAGATTAATCCGCATTTTTTGTATAATACGTTGGAGACGATCCGCATGCAGGCAAGGATTCACAATCAGCCGGATATCGAAGAATTAGCAAAAATGCTTGCAAAGATCATGCGGAGAAATATTCAGGTAAGCAATACATTACAGCCGTTAAAATCAGAATTGAAGTTAGTCGAGTATTATCTGAAAATACAGGATTACCGTTTCCATGACAGGATTCATTACAGTATTGAGACGGAGGGAGATATCAGTTCACTGAAGGTTATGCCGCTATTGATCCAGCCCTTTGTGGAAAATGCATTTGTGCATGGACTTGAGGCAAAGGAAAGCGGGGGAGAAATCGTGATCAGGGTTGAAGTGAGATCCCATCTGTGGATTACAGTATCAGATAATGGATGCGGAATGTCCATGGAAAAACTAGACGAAGTGCGTAAGGCGTTGAATGATTTTGACAATCTTGACCGGACGCATATCGGAATCTGTAATGTCAATCAGAGAATTAAACTTCAGTATGGGGAGAATTACGGAGTAGAATTTGAGAGTAAGACAGGAGCAGGAACGAAAGTCAGTATCAAACTTCCGGTTCTGACGTCGGAAATTGAGTAA
- a CDS encoding ABC transporter substrate-binding protein — MGRSFLYKGIGKTFVCKYFACNRTVCSRIVSGLITGSLLMGLYGCGATENTTVSDTQKQESSQEDLEPVTFTFYNADGMEDTWTDPVAQKITEKTGVTLKMDYPADASDNRIALMVATGEYPDLVFAKGDAPTLIQNDALIDMSDLIDEYGPNIKKLYGDEYENLRYSSDDPSIYQLCSDKVQEEILETSGTAQLQWAVLQENGYQIPYTLDEYTQMIRDYMVKYPTINEKPTIGISIACSDWHWYTMLSNPSGFIANGSPDNGQWIVDEDKEEVYYKHAADGQKEYYEWLNEIYNEGILDPEFATQTHEDYIMKIADGRVLGLLDKDWDYANAEVSLRSEGQDERTYAGLPVTIDESVKCPSLKQRSLAVGWGIGITKSCKDPVRAVKFLDWICSDEGQILLNWGIEGVNYYYDENGKRCITEEDLEVSKSDTNYSERTGVGFRVYPFPSYGNEAVDSTGNSYSKSSRNVIKESYDEMEKEALKAWNADMLIDIFPQKEEFEKENYSPLWSLTLPDELNQILSNLNDIAWKGLIDCIVCKPEDFDAKWDEMQQKLKAVGLKKADQEMTALLRDEISRRE; from the coding sequence ATGGGAAGGAGTTTTTTATACAAAGGTATAGGTAAAACTTTTGTATGTAAATATTTTGCATGCAATAGAACAGTGTGCAGCAGGATCGTAAGTGGTCTTATCACAGGCAGTCTGCTGATGGGGTTATATGGCTGTGGGGCCACAGAAAATACAACTGTTTCAGACACACAAAAGCAGGAGAGCAGTCAGGAAGATTTAGAACCGGTTACATTTACATTTTATAATGCGGACGGGATGGAGGACACATGGACAGATCCTGTCGCACAGAAAATAACAGAAAAGACAGGTGTTACGCTAAAGATGGATTACCCTGCGGATGCCAGTGATAACCGTATTGCGCTGATGGTTGCAACCGGGGAATATCCGGATCTTGTGTTTGCAAAAGGGGATGCTCCGACATTGATCCAGAATGATGCATTGATTGATATGTCAGATCTGATCGATGAGTATGGTCCTAATATTAAAAAATTGTATGGAGATGAGTACGAAAATCTGCGTTATTCCAGTGATGATCCATCTATTTACCAGTTATGCAGTGACAAGGTGCAGGAAGAAATATTGGAAACATCAGGGACAGCCCAGCTCCAGTGGGCGGTATTGCAGGAAAACGGGTATCAGATACCATATACATTAGATGAATATACACAGATGATCCGTGACTATATGGTAAAATATCCCACTATTAATGAAAAACCGACCATCGGTATTTCCATTGCATGTTCTGACTGGCACTGGTATACGATGTTGTCTAATCCGTCCGGGTTTATCGCAAATGGTTCGCCGGATAATGGTCAGTGGATCGTGGATGAGGACAAGGAAGAAGTATATTATAAGCATGCAGCGGATGGACAGAAAGAATATTATGAATGGCTGAACGAAATATATAATGAAGGAATTTTAGATCCGGAATTTGCCACACAGACACACGAAGATTATATTATGAAGATTGCAGACGGCAGGGTGCTTGGACTGCTGGATAAAGACTGGGATTATGCAAATGCGGAGGTATCTTTAAGATCGGAAGGACAGGACGAGCGGACTTATGCGGGACTTCCGGTTACGATTGATGAATCTGTAAAATGCCCGTCTTTAAAGCAGAGAAGTCTGGCAGTCGGCTGGGGAATCGGTATTACGAAAAGCTGTAAAGATCCTGTACGGGCGGTCAAATTTCTGGACTGGATATGCAGTGATGAGGGACAGATCCTTCTGAACTGGGGAATCGAAGGAGTTAACTACTATTATGATGAAAATGGAAAACGCTGTATTACGGAGGAAGACCTTGAGGTATCGAAAAGTGATACGAATTATTCGGAGCGCACAGGAGTTGGCTTCCGTGTATATCCGTTTCCAAGTTATGGAAATGAGGCAGTTGATTCTACCGGCAATTCATACAGCAAGAGTTCAAGAAATGTGATAAAGGAAAGTTATGATGAGATGGAAAAAGAGGCATTAAAAGCATGGAATGCAGATATGCTGATCGATATTTTCCCACAGAAAGAAGAATTTGAAAAAGAAAATTATTCACCGCTCTGGTCTTTGACACTGCCGGATGAGCTGAATCAGATATTAAGTAATCTGAATGACATAGCATGGAAAGGACTGATCGACTGCATTGTCTGCAAACCGGAGGATTTTGATGCAAAATGGGATGAGATGCAGCAAAAATTAAAAGCTGTCGGTCTAAAAAAAGCAGATCAGGAAATGACCGCGTTACTGCGGGATGAGATCAGCCGCCGAGAGTAG
- a CDS encoding YesL family protein, with protein MKFFSVDSPLYRFLSRLLDILKLNFLWILGSIPIFTIGVSTTAAMSVALKLADDEEGYIAKSYFEAYKANFKQGVPMGLIFLIAWYAVYLDFQLFGAVKNNPVILLIIGMVSVFLVIIAMIYAFPLLARYENTVIRTIQNSMDISRKYFGKTLILVILVAAEVLIFQYNSTMIFLGILFGPGFIIYTVAAVSKRIFLQIERVNREGE; from the coding sequence ATGAAATTTTTCAGTGTGGACAGTCCGTTATACCGTTTTTTGAGCAGATTGTTAGATATTTTAAAATTAAATTTTTTGTGGATTCTAGGAAGTATACCAATTTTTACGATCGGTGTATCAACGACAGCAGCAATGTCAGTTGCACTAAAATTAGCGGATGATGAGGAAGGTTATATTGCAAAATCTTATTTTGAGGCATACAAGGCAAACTTTAAGCAGGGAGTTCCGATGGGACTGATCTTTCTGATTGCGTGGTATGCGGTGTATCTTGATTTCCAGCTTTTTGGAGCGGTGAAAAACAATCCGGTCATTTTGCTGATCATTGGTATGGTCTCCGTATTTCTTGTAATCATTGCGATGATCTATGCATTTCCGCTGTTGGCAAGATACGAAAATACAGTGATCCGTACCATTCAGAACTCTATGGATATTTCAAGAAAATATTTTGGAAAAACGCTGATCTTAGTGATACTTGTTGCTGCGGAAGTGCTGATTTTCCAGTATAATTCCACGATGATATTCCTTGGAATCTTATTTGGCCCTGGATTTATCATTTATACGGTTGCAGCAGTGAGTAAACGTATTTTTCTGCAGATCGAGCGTGTGAATCGTGAGGGTGAATAA
- a CDS encoding carbohydrate ABC transporter permease — protein MAKTAQEKADLKAEKLYEKTHKRKYRLKPGDVVFNILNYLFFTLFTIACIFPFYYLFINTISDNDLVIRGVINFVPRGIHLDNYTALLNVSDLSSALIVSLSRTVLGTALMVAASGFIGYLVTKDEMWGRKFWYRFLVITMYFNAGLIPWFLNMQMLGLTNTFWAYIIPGIVAPYNIILVKTYIESIPAELEESAQIDGASFFTVFRKIIWPLSKPILATIAIFGAVGHWNSFTDSLILMTSAPKLYTLQHRLYIYLNQASNLSALMESGGAVSEAVLKSAMSGKVIKYTISMVTVIPILVVYPFMQRYFEKGIMLGAVKG, from the coding sequence ATGGCAAAAACAGCACAGGAAAAGGCTGATTTAAAAGCCGAAAAGCTTTATGAAAAAACACATAAACGCAAATATCGCTTAAAACCCGGCGATGTCGTATTTAACATTTTAAACTACCTGTTTTTTACATTATTTACAATCGCATGTATATTCCCGTTTTATTACCTGTTCATCAATACGATCAGTGATAACGATCTGGTAATCAGGGGTGTGATCAACTTCGTACCGAGAGGAATCCATCTGGATAACTATACAGCTCTGTTAAACGTAAGTGACCTTTCAAGTGCATTGATCGTATCATTGTCAAGAACAGTACTTGGTACAGCACTTATGGTTGCAGCATCAGGATTTATCGGTTATCTGGTAACAAAAGATGAAATGTGGGGCAGAAAATTCTGGTACAGATTCCTTGTGATCACCATGTATTTTAATGCAGGTCTGATCCCATGGTTCTTAAACATGCAGATGTTAGGACTGACCAATACATTCTGGGCATACATCATTCCTGGTATTGTGGCACCATATAACATCATTTTGGTAAAGACGTACATAGAGTCTATTCCGGCAGAACTCGAAGAGAGCGCACAGATCGACGGAGCAAGTTTCTTTACCGTATTTCGTAAGATCATCTGGCCGCTCAGCAAACCGATCCTTGCAACGATTGCGATCTTTGGTGCAGTTGGCCACTGGAACTCCTTTACGGATTCCCTGATTTTAATGACATCTGCTCCGAAATTATATACGTTACAGCACAGACTTTACATTTACTTAAATCAGGCATCCAACTTAAGTGCATTGATGGAGTCCGGTGGAGCTGTCAGCGAGGCTGTTCTTAAATCAGCAATGAGTGGAAAAGTTATCAAATATACGATTTCCATGGTAACCGTAATTCCGATCTTAGTCGTATATCCATTCATGCAGCGTTACTTTGAGAAAGGTATCATGTTAGGTGCCGTAAAAGGTTAA
- a CDS encoding beta-galactosidase — translation MIESSKVHKILYGGDYNPEQWPEEIWKEDMRMFKLAHIDVVTLNVFSWAALQPDEVTYDFSKLDKIMKYVKENGLKVCFATSTGAHPAWMARKYPDILRVEHNGMKRKFGARHNSCPNSPTYRKYSVALAGKLAERYKDYDNIVAWHISNEYGGECYCENCEKAFRVWLRKKYKTIDELNRVWNTCFWSHTFYDWDDVVLPDMRSEEFNWDGIRTNFQGISLDYRRFNSDSILDCYKLERDTVKAYTPDVPVTTNLMGFYPSLDYQKWAKEMDFISWDSYPSFGAETENNAMAHDLMRGLKGGKPFALMEQTPSVSNWHTYCALKRPGVMRLYSYQAAAHGADTVMFFQMRRSIGACEKYHGAVIDHVGNENTRVFREITALGEELEGLSDTLLGARTPAKVAMVFDWDNWWATVLSAGPSRCINYYEEIYQYYKALLNLHIPMDFVGVDDELSGYKVVIAPMLYMCKDGYDEKIRAYVKEGGTFVTSYFSGYVEDHDLVITGGYPGRLRDILGIWVEESDAIPEGNVGMKHTFAYKDVTYPAEVLCDLLHTEGAETLAVYDNDFYAGMPVLTCNSFGTGKACYVATRSDGEFYRTFLTDILKDAGVEALASGSEKVEITLRENKNGSFLFLLNPTDEPQEVTLKKAGTDLLGKADYQAGENIVLEPKAVAIIQSFAPNTEQ, via the coding sequence ATGATCGAGAGCAGCAAAGTACATAAAATTTTATACGGCGGAGACTATAATCCGGAGCAGTGGCCGGAAGAGATCTGGAAAGAGGATATGCGCATGTTTAAACTGGCGCATATAGATGTTGTGACTTTAAATGTGTTTAGCTGGGCAGCATTGCAGCCGGATGAAGTTACCTATGATTTTTCCAAACTGGATAAGATCATGAAATATGTAAAAGAAAACGGATTAAAAGTCTGCTTTGCAACCTCAACAGGTGCGCATCCGGCATGGATGGCAAGAAAATATCCGGATATCCTGCGTGTGGAGCATAACGGTATGAAACGTAAGTTTGGAGCACGTCATAATTCCTGCCCAAACAGTCCGACCTACCGGAAATATTCCGTGGCACTGGCTGGAAAACTTGCAGAGCGTTATAAAGATTATGACAATATCGTTGCATGGCATATTTCCAACGAATATGGCGGAGAATGTTATTGTGAAAACTGTGAAAAAGCATTCCGTGTATGGCTGCGCAAAAAATATAAGACGATCGATGAGTTAAACCGTGTGTGGAATACTTGTTTCTGGAGCCATACATTTTATGACTGGGATGATGTCGTTCTGCCGGATATGCGTTCGGAAGAATTTAACTGGGATGGTATCCGCACAAACTTCCAGGGAATTTCGCTCGATTACCGCAGATTTAATTCAGACAGTATTTTAGACTGTTATAAGTTAGAGCGTGATACGGTAAAAGCATATACACCGGACGTTCCGGTTACCACGAATCTGATGGGATTTTATCCGTCATTAGACTACCAGAAATGGGCAAAAGAGATGGATTTTATTTCCTGGGACAGCTATCCGTCATTTGGGGCAGAAACAGAAAACAATGCGATGGCGCATGATCTGATGCGCGGGTTAAAGGGCGGAAAACCGTTTGCACTGATGGAGCAGACACCGAGTGTGAGCAACTGGCATACTTATTGTGCCCTGAAACGTCCGGGTGTGATGCGTTTATACAGCTATCAGGCAGCAGCGCATGGAGCAGACACGGTCATGTTTTTCCAGATGCGCAGAAGCATAGGTGCCTGTGAAAAATATCATGGTGCAGTGATCGACCATGTTGGTAATGAAAATACAAGGGTATTCCGTGAGATTACGGCGCTTGGGGAAGAACTTGAAGGACTTTCGGATACATTGCTTGGCGCACGTACTCCGGCAAAAGTGGCAATGGTGTTTGACTGGGATAACTGGTGGGCAACCGTGCTGTCCGCAGGACCAAGCCGATGCATCAATTATTATGAAGAAATCTATCAGTATTATAAAGCATTGTTGAATCTTCATATTCCGATGGATTTTGTTGGTGTGGATGATGAACTGTCCGGTTATAAAGTTGTGATCGCACCGATGTTATACATGTGTAAAGACGGTTATGATGAAAAAATCCGTGCATATGTCAAAGAAGGAGGTACATTTGTAACTTCCTATTTCAGTGGTTATGTGGAAGATCATGATCTTGTTATTACAGGCGGATACCCGGGCAGACTGCGCGATATCTTAGGCATCTGGGTGGAAGAATCCGATGCCATCCCGGAGGGGAATGTCGGAATGAAACACACTTTTGCATACAAAGATGTCACTTACCCGGCTGAAGTACTCTGTGACCTCTTACACACCGAAGGTGCAGAAACGCTTGCCGTTTATGACAATGATTTTTATGCCGGAATGCCGGTACTGACCTGCAATTCCTTTGGAACAGGAAAAGCCTGCTACGTTGCAACCCGTTCAGACGGAGAGTTTTACCGTACCTTCCTGACGGATATCCTGAAAGATGCCGGTGTCGAGGCTCTCGCTTCAGGCAGCGAAAAAGTAGAAATCACCCTCCGCGAGAACAAAAATGGCAGCTTCTTATTCCTCTTAAATCCAACGGATGAACCACAGGAAGTAACGCTGAAAAAAGCCGGAACCGACCTGCTCGGTAAAGCAGATTACCAGGCAGGAGAAAATATTGTGCTTGAACCTAAAGCAGTTGCGATCATCCAGAGTTTCGCACCAAATACAGAACAATGA
- a CDS encoding alpha-L-fucosidase, with amino-acid sequence MEQQKEQQLLETVDRIIAEGPYQPTWSSLMQANTPDWFKQNHFGIFIHWGVYSVPANSNEWYPRNMYIEGMPAYEHHVKTYGSQKNFGYKDFIPMFRAEKFNPAEWVKLFKEAGAGYVFPVAEHHDGFQMYKSGLSHWNAAEMGPKRDVLGELKEEIEKQGMMFCASSHRAEHWFFLGHGKEFDSDIREPLQKGDLYWPSMPEPDAEDLYGEPYPTEEFLNDWLARTAELILNYQPSLLYFDWWVQHQAFKPYLKKIAAFYYNCGVKWGKDVKICYKHDAMMFGSGIVEVERGGFAEAKPYEWQTDTAVARNSWCYTDTLDYKSSNEIICTLVDVVSKNGNLLLNIGPKADGTIPDGDRAILEDLAGWMKVNSEAITGAKVWRKSMEGPTVTAEGQFQDQKELKFTDRDYRFTINHGNIYAIALQCPKDGVFCIHSLADSSDQNVPEFHGIIDSVDILGYDGKLQWSVDGEGLHVTAPGINSRFPVIVRVCPE; translated from the coding sequence ATGGAACAGCAGAAAGAACAACAACTTCTTGAAACCGTAGACCGCATCATTGCAGAAGGACCGTATCAACCCACCTGGTCCTCCCTGATGCAGGCAAACACCCCGGACTGGTTTAAACAAAACCATTTTGGAATCTTCATCCACTGGGGTGTTTACAGCGTTCCTGCAAACTCTAATGAATGGTATCCGAGGAACATGTATATCGAAGGAATGCCTGCATATGAACACCATGTAAAAACTTACGGAAGCCAGAAAAATTTTGGTTACAAAGATTTTATTCCAATGTTTCGTGCTGAAAAATTTAACCCTGCAGAATGGGTAAAATTATTTAAAGAGGCTGGTGCCGGTTATGTATTTCCGGTTGCGGAACATCATGATGGATTTCAGATGTACAAAAGCGGACTGTCCCACTGGAATGCCGCAGAGATGGGACCAAAGAGGGATGTGCTTGGGGAACTGAAAGAAGAGATTGAAAAACAGGGTATGATGTTTTGTGCATCTTCCCACCGTGCAGAACACTGGTTTTTCTTAGGGCATGGAAAAGAATTTGACAGTGATATCAGAGAACCTCTGCAAAAAGGAGATCTGTACTGGCCGTCTATGCCGGAACCGGATGCGGAAGATCTTTATGGAGAACCATATCCGACGGAAGAATTTTTAAATGACTGGTTAGCACGCACCGCAGAACTGATCTTAAATTATCAACCATCGCTGCTTTATTTTGACTGGTGGGTACAGCATCAGGCATTTAAGCCATATTTAAAGAAAATTGCAGCATTTTATTATAACTGTGGCGTAAAATGGGGCAAAGATGTAAAAATCTGTTATAAACATGATGCAATGATGTTTGGCAGCGGTATTGTAGAAGTAGAACGAGGTGGTTTTGCGGAGGCAAAGCCGTATGAATGGCAGACAGATACGGCGGTAGCAAGAAATTCCTGGTGCTATACAGATACGTTAGATTATAAGAGCAGCAATGAGATCATCTGTACGCTTGTTGATGTGGTCAGCAAAAACGGAAATCTTTTACTGAATATCGGTCCAAAAGCGGATGGAACCATACCGGATGGCGACCGTGCGATTTTAGAAGACCTTGCAGGATGGATGAAAGTAAACAGTGAAGCCATCACGGGGGCAAAGGTATGGAGAAAATCCATGGAAGGACCTACTGTAACGGCAGAAGGGCAGTTTCAGGATCAGAAAGAACTGAAATTTACAGACAGAGATTATCGTTTTACGATTAATCATGGAAATATTTACGCGATTGCGTTACAATGTCCTAAAGATGGTGTTTTCTGTATCCATTCACTTGCAGACAGCAGTGACCAGAATGTACCGGAGTTTCATGGCATCATTGATTCGGTGGACATTTTAGGATATGACGGTAAGCTGCAGTGGTCTGTTGACGGGGAGGGACTTCATGTCACAGCACCCGGAATAAACAGCAGATTTCCGGTTATAGTACGTGTTTGCCCGGAATAA
- a CDS encoding type 2 periplasmic-binding domain-containing protein, with translation MKAKKIVSLLLVAAMTVSMAACGGNDQASNTKNDTAADNAVDEAGTETGDASSDEADAEDLADIIPEETVTLDVFDQLANYSGEQIGWFGQIMLDKFNVKLNIIPDSDGVYETRMESGNLGDLVLWGNDSDEYQQAVNKGMLFDWNEDDILSDYGPYIKQNMPYALQKNADLSGGTVYGFGFDVARDATARQDFMYTWDLRWDLYKELGYPEIKTLDDMVDVLGQMKEICPTDDNGKTTYGVSLFNDWDGNMVMFVKSTATAYYGYDEFGFGLYDPEEQVFHPVLEENGPYLTCLKFYNNLFQKGLLDPDSQTQGYDGMQEDYQNGGAFLNVFNFLGSTFYNSDSHAQEGKAMYPCPPEDATPICYGQNIYGGNRIWSIGAKTEYPELCMAILNWLSTPEGRMTAEYGPKDVCWYYDENGKTQFTDLGRAAKTDISTQMSDGYSGTFDDGSFKMNNTTWALDSLNPDSNGETYNYRKWASFATDANSDIEQDWRDKTGFATADEYMGSRPYKLSLGTTYSESVKSDELNVLWTQVAECIKTNSWKAIYAKTDAEYDQIVSDMISQAKDYGYDECIAFQENEASLRKAAEDAVKETIK, from the coding sequence ATGAAAGCTAAAAAAATTGTATCACTGCTTTTGGTAGCTGCGATGACAGTTTCCATGGCAGCCTGTGGGGGAAATGATCAGGCAAGCAACACAAAAAATGACACAGCAGCAGATAATGCTGTGGACGAAGCTGGCACAGAGACTGGAGACGCTTCTTCCGATGAGGCGGATGCTGAGGATCTGGCAGACATCATTCCGGAGGAGACAGTAACTCTTGATGTATTCGACCAGTTAGCAAACTATTCCGGAGAGCAGATCGGCTGGTTCGGTCAGATCATGTTGGACAAATTCAATGTAAAATTAAATATCATTCCGGATTCCGACGGTGTATATGAGACACGTATGGAGTCAGGAAATCTTGGAGACCTGGTTCTCTGGGGAAATGACTCCGATGAGTATCAGCAGGCAGTGAACAAAGGAATGCTCTTTGACTGGAATGAGGATGATATCTTAAGCGATTATGGTCCATACATCAAACAAAACATGCCGTATGCATTACAGAAAAATGCAGACCTTTCCGGCGGTACGGTTTATGGATTCGGATTTGATGTTGCAAGAGATGCAACAGCACGTCAGGATTTCATGTATACCTGGGATTTAAGATGGGATCTTTACAAAGAGTTAGGATATCCTGAGATCAAAACATTAGATGATATGGTAGATGTATTGGGTCAGATGAAAGAAATCTGCCCGACAGATGATAATGGAAAAACAACTTACGGTGTTTCCTTATTTAACGATTGGGATGGAAATATGGTAATGTTCGTAAAATCAACGGCAACTGCTTATTATGGATATGATGAATTCGGTTTTGGTCTTTATGATCCGGAGGAGCAGGTATTCCATCCGGTGTTAGAGGAGAATGGACCTTATCTTACATGCTTAAAATTCTATAACAATCTGTTTCAGAAAGGATTACTTGATCCTGACTCACAGACACAGGGATATGATGGTATGCAGGAAGATTACCAGAACGGTGGAGCATTCTTAAATGTATTCAACTTCTTAGGTTCTACTTTCTACAACTCAGATTCACATGCACAGGAAGGAAAAGCAATGTATCCTTGCCCACCGGAAGATGCAACCCCGATCTGCTATGGTCAGAATATCTATGGTGGAAACCGTATCTGGTCTATCGGTGCTAAGACAGAGTATCCGGAATTGTGTATGGCTATCTTAAACTGGTTATCTACTCCGGAAGGACGTATGACAGCTGAGTATGGTCCAAAGGATGTCTGCTGGTACTATGATGAAAATGGAAAAACACAGTTTACAGATTTAGGACGTGCAGCTAAGACAGATATCAGCACACAGATGTCTGATGGTTACAGCGGAACATTTGATGATGGTTCCTTTAAAATGAACAACACAACATGGGCACTTGATTCCTTAAATCCTGATTCAAACGGTGAGACATACAACTATCGTAAATGGGCTAGTTTTGCAACAGATGCAAATTCTGACATTGAGCAGGATTGGAGAGATAAGACCGGTTTTGCAACAGCAGATGAGTACATGGGATCAAGACCTTACAAACTTTCTCTTGGTACAACATACTCTGAGTCTGTAAAATCTGATGAGTTAAATGTATTATGGACACAGGTTGCTGAGTGCATCAAGACAAATTCATGGAAAGCAATCTATGCTAAGACAGATGCTGAATACGACCAGATCGTTTCTGATATGATCTCTCAGGCAAAAGATTACGGCTATGATGAGTGTATCGCATTCCAGGAGAATGAAGCATCACTTAGAAAAGCAGCTGAGGACGCAGTAAAAGAGACAATCAAATAA